One Hydrogenophaga crassostreae genomic region harbors:
- a CDS encoding HU family DNA-binding protein translates to MNKTELVEHIAKNADISKAAAARALDSTITAIRTTLKKGGTVSLVGFGSFAVTKRPARKGRNPRTGEEIKIKAAKVPKFRPGKALKDALN, encoded by the coding sequence GTGAACAAGACCGAACTCGTTGAGCACATTGCTAAAAACGCTGACATTTCCAAGGCGGCTGCAGCGCGTGCACTGGACTCCACCATCACCGCCATTCGCACGACCTTGAAAAAAGGCGGCACTGTTTCCTTGGTCGGTTTTGGTTCGTTTGCTGTGACCAAGCGCCCAGCTCGCAAGGGTCGCAACCCCCGCACCGGCGAAGAGATTAAAATCAAGGCAGCCAAGGTGCCCAAGTTCCGTCCAGGCAAGGCTTTGAAAGACGCGCTCAACTGA